From Borrelia puertoricensis, the proteins below share one genomic window:
- a CDS encoding DUF787 family protein: MPQDTISVNLIEDTVRLHSIGYYNPLLIYKSEVLNEGHFVLSVSSFKETLESIEIKEEFKALEDQVNLASLQREFLAKSFSDFFNAEGLRSFNFYLYKDKDTIVKFLKKNIYPFVVFVDMVKDSFKEDFHEIGKLTKFVVFSTNSEHLPEFMEVLPVSQRDRSIFIYDSGEDNLHLKFMAKYLHEASIFHATNPYGITLRAKPIYDATLIGHLRRSNINFYSLLNETGRDGVLAFKEGVDCSGRPIDESFTYYFLKNESTRELIRIWNRNNRQNSKLSQLKFADGRPNAYTAGLECLFKEFKERELIVSFGDIKFGLKADNALGLNLSIRIKYNDSFKSVVLNISSDDINDYLRKEAF, translated from the coding sequence ATGCCACAAGATACAATTAGTGTTAATTTGATAGAAGATACTGTTAGATTGCATAGCATTGGTTATTATAATCCTTTGCTTATTTATAAGAGTGAGGTTTTAAATGAGGGACATTTTGTTTTAAGTGTTTCAAGCTTTAAAGAGACTTTAGAATCTATTGAGATTAAAGAGGAGTTTAAGGCTTTAGAAGATCAAGTTAATTTAGCTAGTCTTCAGCGTGAGTTCTTGGCAAAAAGTTTTAGTGATTTTTTTAATGCAGAAGGGCTTAGGTCTTTTAATTTTTATCTTTATAAAGATAAAGATACGATAGTTAAATTCTTAAAGAAAAATATATATCCATTTGTAGTCTTTGTAGATATGGTGAAAGATTCCTTTAAAGAGGATTTTCATGAGATTGGGAAGCTTACTAAGTTTGTGGTATTCTCAACTAATAGTGAGCATCTGCCTGAGTTTATGGAGGTCCTGCCTGTAAGCCAGAGGGATAGATCCATCTTTATTTATGATAGTGGTGAGGATAATTTGCATCTTAAGTTCATGGCTAAATATTTGCATGAGGCTAGTATTTTTCATGCAACTAATCCTTATGGAATTACATTAAGAGCTAAACCAATTTATGATGCTACTTTAATTGGTCATTTGAGACGCAGTAATATTAATTTTTATTCTCTTCTTAATGAGACTGGTAGAGATGGGGTTTTGGCTTTCAAAGAAGGGGTAGACTGTTCAGGTAGGCCAATTGATGAGTCATTTACATATTATTTTTTAAAGAATGAATCAACACGTGAGCTTATTCGTATTTGGAATCGTAATAATAGGCAAAATAGTAAGCTTAGTCAGTTAAAATTTGCTGATGGGAGACCCAATGCTTACACAGCAGGTCTTGAATGTTTATTTAAAGAGTTTAAAGAACGTGAACTTATTGTATCTTTTGGTGATATTAAGTTTGGACTTAAGGCAGATAATGCTTTAGGCTTAAATTTATCTATTCGTATTAAATATAATGATAGTTTTAAGAGTGTGGTTTTAAACATAAGTAGTGATGATATTAATGATTATTTAAGAAAGGAGGCTTTCTAA
- a CDS encoding DUF764 family protein, with translation MLLNLYESQTFLTKILIAFKDYLNHHSLKIEVINSYNRLYLTDLRDDYSYLLIINPKGFDCLDPRSLRSGNFYSSVNEFGLNFTLCFMGFVGDIGDLKIYVNLHKIYECFLDFLYENSCKFEFVKSLEDEYDLSLNYYLKSTGDLLNGSVSSVTCNIGRAILGLTQSYRADIQVIEIKS, from the coding sequence GTGTTACTTAATCTATATGAATCACAAACTTTTTTAACAAAAATACTAATTGCGTTTAAGGATTACTTAAATCATCATTCTCTCAAAATAGAGGTTATCAATTCTTATAATCGTTTGTATTTAACTGACTTAAGAGATGATTATTCTTATCTGTTAATCATAAATCCTAAAGGTTTTGATTGCTTAGATCCGCGATCTTTAAGAAGTGGCAATTTTTATTCTAGTGTTAATGAATTTGGATTAAATTTTACTCTTTGTTTTATGGGGTTTGTAGGGGATATTGGTGATCTTAAAATTTATGTTAATTTGCATAAAATTTATGAATGTTTCTTGGATTTTTTGTATGAAAATTCTTGCAAATTTGAATTTGTAAAATCATTAGAGGATGAATATGATTTGTCTTTAAATTATTACCTCAAATCTACAGGTGATTTGTTAAATGGGAGTGTTAGTAGTGTTACTTGTAATATCGGAAGGGCAATTTTGGGCTTAACTCAGTCTTACAGAGCAGACATACAAGTTATTGAGATTAAAAGTTAA
- a CDS encoding DUF3890 domain-containing protein, which translates to MDNEDLGKIYTKVLDLLMLKSEDLEFSEFNVYVNLLENILISKGLGLGDLNMSKIFLLIYYFLGCELKKRGKLLHFDCNKVKSERLGEISVEYSDYVLHNESLNKDFCVAFSNLVEDIKTCKRTLIGLV; encoded by the coding sequence ATGGATAATGAGGATTTGGGTAAGATTTATACCAAAGTATTAGATTTACTGATGCTTAAGTCTGAAGATCTGGAATTTAGCGAATTTAATGTCTATGTGAATTTGCTTGAGAATATTTTGATTAGCAAAGGTTTAGGACTTGGGGATTTAAATATGAGTAAGATATTTTTGCTTATATATTATTTTCTTGGATGTGAACTTAAAAAGAGAGGCAAACTTTTGCATTTTGATTGTAATAAAGTTAAGTCTGAGCGACTGGGTGAAATATCTGTGGAATATTCTGATTATGTTTTGCATAATGAATCTTTAAATAAGGATTTTTGCGTTGCTTTTAGTAATCTTGTAGAAGATATTAAGACTTGCAAGAGAACATTAATAGGCCTTGTATGA
- a CDS encoding DUF228 domain-containing protein, producing the protein MPDKSEPKAEATPTAEKVKIKSEVASFRTKRQTSVLEQLKNYSTYPAVFDKTSQFGASDFYFTHRGGLQYCVSDKLENYQAINFCYKRGVKLVIENGMAPRVEYGGLSDLYGICIDYDETTKTATVISTASSFECILLSNSGIKAGDKLSFDELGLLGKIVDSTPVQAIALSDAYEFKDKPGFYGTKIMFISMPAV; encoded by the coding sequence ATGCCAGACAAGAGTGAACCTAAGGCGGAAGCTACCCCTACTGCTGAGAAGGTTAAGATTAAAAGCGAAGTAGCATCTTTTAGGACAAAAAGACAAACATCGGTTTTGGAACAACTTAAAAACTATAGCACATATCCAGCTGTTTTTGATAAAACCAGTCAGTTTGGAGCATCTGATTTTTATTTTACTCATAGGGGAGGACTACAATATTGTGTATCGGATAAGTTAGAAAATTATCAGGCTATTAATTTTTGTTATAAACGAGGAGTTAAACTAGTTATTGAGAATGGTATGGCACCTCGCGTAGAATATGGTGGTCTTAGCGATCTTTATGGGATTTGCATAGATTACGATGAAACTACAAAAACAGCAACAGTAATATCAACAGCTAGTAGTTTTGAGTGTATTTTACTCTCAAATTCTGGTATTAAAGCTGGGGATAAGTTATCTTTTGATGAGCTTGGATTACTTGGGAAGATTGTTGACTCTACTCCCGTGCAGGCAATAGCTTTAAGTGATGCTTATGAGTTTAAAGATAAGCCTGGATTTTATGGTACAAAGATTATGTTTATAAGTATGCCCGCTGTATAG
- a CDS encoding DUF1357 family protein, which translates to MDNAGINVKDELKGDISLSESLNDTLDDTGHNSINGTHNTTYNNMGVTKVNNSSKIDSVNNNELLARAVWITRLADDNLSFSYNTQELLGAGNSLDKVLDIQVCELIRKYVDERQIMAVAGNLDIFNLSDGVKDILLRLANASIDLSKNSNNSYSLMTFSKGNVKEVLNLRNPNSTINDYKDLRQAMLNEWMQIKQEFYNVKS; encoded by the coding sequence ATGGATAATGCTGGTATTAATGTTAAAGATGAACTTAAAGGAGATATTTCTCTTAGTGAGAGTTTAAATGATACTTTAGATGATACTGGTCATAATAGTATTAATGGTACTCATAATACTACTTATAATAATATGGGTGTTACTAAAGTTAATAATTCCAGTAAGATTGATAGTGTTAATAATAATGAATTACTAGCTAGAGCTGTGTGGATTACTAGACTTGCTGATGATAATTTAAGTTTTAGTTATAATACACAAGAGCTCTTAGGTGCTGGGAATTCATTAGATAAAGTTTTAGATATTCAAGTATGCGAGCTTATAAGGAAGTATGTTGATGAGAGGCAAATAATGGCAGTTGCAGGTAATCTTGATATTTTTAATTTAAGTGATGGGGTTAAGGATATACTCTTAAGGCTTGCAAATGCAAGTATTGACTTATCTAAGAACAGTAATAATTCATATAGTTTAATGACTTTTAGTAAGGGTAATGTAAAGGAGGTATTAAATTTACGAAATCCAAATAGTACAATAAATGATTATAAAGATTTAAGACAAGCAATGTTGAATGAGTGGATGCAAATTAAGCAAGAGTTTTATAATGTTAAATCTTAA
- a CDS encoding anti-CBASS protein Acb1 family protein, producing the protein MIFKKCKNDFENLLFNKYTIDPLKLYRYSLFFRNYIENSAEDALRPGIRLDFLNSSTLDFLDLQPLSLELSEALLEAMISYRFNGAGYILIKPKVLDEDLSKSVKDELPVGFKYLDYNRIIDDHSSNYLEYLQDDGTSIILHKSRVIIHENFDYILGEHIPVYTQSLLLSICLLEQIYSEIEKRIGQYNFLFYKDEQLVELMEALQDAKNQISLKTKGKGLFSTFFKSNDGVSEGLGKFGSEIDLVFERLKGGLSNEGIFYSADEGASLQVIKYDLAFLKDAFELVKAKIGADSKEPLTRSFNEQVKGLGSDGKGDRANYIDFLHTVQEAAVISVNLKLSKYYRLSMRFNDLVILSDEQKLERDMRLLDMYAKYLEIIKSHSLSDDEVLILRNKLHFDFRF; encoded by the coding sequence ATGATATTTAAGAAATGTAAGAATGATTTTGAAAATTTATTATTTAATAAATATACAATAGATCCATTGAAGCTTTATAGGTATTCTTTATTTTTTAGGAATTACATAGAAAATTCAGCAGAAGATGCATTAAGACCTGGGATTAGATTAGATTTTTTAAATTCCTCCACACTTGATTTTCTTGATTTGCAACCTTTAAGCTTAGAACTTAGCGAGGCACTTCTTGAGGCAATGATAAGTTATAGGTTTAATGGAGCAGGATATATTTTAATTAAACCTAAGGTGTTAGATGAAGATTTAAGTAAGAGTGTGAAAGATGAATTGCCAGTTGGATTTAAATATTTAGACTATAATCGGATAATAGATGATCACAGTAGTAATTATTTAGAATATCTGCAAGATGATGGTACATCTATTATTTTACACAAGAGTAGAGTTATAATCCATGAGAATTTTGATTATATACTAGGAGAGCATATTCCCGTTTATACCCAGAGCTTACTTTTAAGTATTTGTCTCTTAGAGCAGATATATTCAGAGATTGAGAAGCGCATTGGGCAATATAATTTTTTGTTTTATAAAGATGAGCAGTTAGTTGAGCTTATGGAGGCATTGCAAGATGCTAAGAATCAGATTAGTCTTAAGACTAAGGGTAAGGGATTGTTTTCTACATTTTTTAAAAGTAATGATGGTGTAAGTGAAGGTTTAGGCAAGTTTGGGTCTGAGATTGATCTTGTGTTTGAGAGGCTAAAGGGTGGTTTGAGTAATGAGGGAATTTTTTATAGTGCTGATGAGGGTGCAAGTTTACAGGTTATAAAGTACGATCTTGCATTTTTAAAGGATGCGTTTGAACTTGTAAAAGCAAAGATAGGTGCTGATAGTAAAGAACCCTTAACAAGAAGTTTTAATGAACAGGTTAAGGGTTTGGGAAGTGATGGGAAGGGAGATAGGGCTAATTATATTGATTTTTTGCATACCGTGCAAGAAGCAGCAGTCATTTCAGTTAATCTTAAGTTAAGTAAGTATTACAGACTTAGCATGCGTTTTAATGATCTAGTTATATTAAGTGATGAGCAAAAATTAGAGCGAGATATGAGATTACTGGATATGTATGCTAAATATCTAGAAATTATAAAGTCGCATTCTTTAAGTGATGATGAGGTTTTGATATTAAGGAATAAATTACATTTTGATTTTAGATTTTAA
- a CDS encoding p23 cell envelope protein has protein sequence MNKNGDTQPGSLINRSSRQKFKEPYEMLEGITPTTIPTTMGMQHQTVLWTKNKAISIKGLDQKPISSLENKLRYSYSISPIKSDGEFSVYIRPIILFETIQYNGDDLEVTNFYLDDDPQLDFNTRTQRVKLVITVKPYKTELSKEAGYDKANPFWIANKNREVIMALTQSQYIKATITVNNKTKNTITDYKILLDSTYFVRLIQETLNKYPQIKTVEPDFRL, from the coding sequence TTGAATAAAAATGGAGACACTCAACCTGGGTCTCTTATAAATCGGTCTTCAAGACAAAAATTCAAAGAACCATATGAAATGCTAGAAGGAATAACACCCACTACAATACCTACAACTATGGGAATGCAGCACCAAACAGTATTATGGACAAAAAACAAAGCTATAAGCATTAAAGGACTAGATCAAAAACCCATAAGCTCACTTGAAAACAAGCTTAGGTATTCCTACTCAATATCACCTATTAAAAGTGACGGAGAATTTAGTGTGTACATTAGGCCTATTATACTATTTGAAACAATCCAGTATAATGGTGATGATCTTGAAGTTACAAATTTCTATCTAGACGATGATCCTCAATTGGATTTCAATACAAGAACACAAAGAGTGAAATTAGTAATAACTGTCAAACCATACAAAACAGAACTCTCAAAAGAAGCTGGATATGATAAAGCAAATCCTTTCTGGATAGCAAATAAAAATAGAGAAGTAATAATGGCTCTAACGCAATCTCAATACATAAAAGCTACAATAACAGTCAATAATAAGACAAAAAATACTATTACTGATTATAAAATACTACTTGATAGCACATACTTTGTTCGGTTAATTCAAGAAACACTTAACAAATATCCACAAATTAAAACCGTTGAGCCTGATTTCAGGTTATAA
- a CDS encoding PBSX family phage terminase large subunit encodes MELNNLSVFIKLQKKFKQKFNINIAKFSQNKKREIDFNSFEEKYLTLKQKSIVEDINNNFCSKLIFNGGISSGKTFLASYLLVKFLIQNKHYYHKDTNNFIMGSSIGALITNTLKQIEKICNLLDVKYDLKISRNVSCTISGLTLNIYGGKNSDSFFKIRGSNSSLVYVNEATLIHKETLLEIMKRLRQKPAIIIFDTNPDNPAHYFKTDYIDRCDVYRTYNFSIYDNPLNSKDFIETQEMIYKNLSAYKARVLLGEWTASVDACFNEVLLNEDYTFKSPIMYIDPAFSVGMDNTAICVLERMGYKYYAYVYQDRKPISDGSIINAISVLAENFNINTLYIEDRDSTDGHGFLTKIIISIRQNINHCFKISAVKPLSNKFVRICTLIPLFNARRIEFLKITDKNVINDIYSYSGAFKGRDDALDALSACYLLLSLEYRDRLKHFTKSRYI; translated from the coding sequence GTTAAATAATTTATCAGTTTTTATTAAATTACAAAAAAAATTTAAACAAAAATTTAATATTAACATTGCCAAATTTTCACAAAATAAAAAACGAGAAATTGATTTTAACTCGTTTGAAGAGAAGTATTTAACTCTTAAACAGAAAAGTATAGTGGAGGATATAAATAATAATTTTTGCTCTAAATTAATATTTAATGGTGGTATATCTAGTGGCAAAACATTTTTAGCATCGTATTTGTTGGTTAAGTTTTTGATTCAAAATAAACATTATTATCATAAAGATACTAATAATTTTATTATGGGAAGTTCAATTGGTGCATTGATTACCAATACGCTTAAACAGATAGAAAAAATATGTAATCTTTTAGATGTGAAGTATGATTTAAAGATTTCTCGCAATGTTTCATGCACCATTTCGGGTTTGACACTGAATATTTACGGTGGAAAAAATAGTGATTCTTTCTTTAAGATTAGGGGTAGTAATTCTTCTTTGGTATATGTCAATGAGGCGACCTTAATTCATAAAGAGACTTTGCTTGAGATAATGAAAAGGCTTAGGCAAAAACCGGCCATCATTATTTTTGATACTAATCCTGATAATCCGGCTCATTATTTTAAGACCGATTATATTGATAGATGCGATGTATATAGGACATATAATTTTAGTATTTATGATAATCCTTTAAATTCGAAAGATTTTATTGAAACACAGGAAATGATTTATAAAAATTTATCTGCTTACAAGGCTCGAGTACTCTTAGGAGAATGGACTGCTAGTGTTGACGCGTGTTTTAATGAAGTTCTTTTAAATGAAGATTATACATTTAAAAGTCCAATCATGTATATTGATCCCGCATTTTCTGTTGGTATGGACAATACTGCTATTTGTGTGCTTGAGAGGATGGGTTATAAGTATTATGCTTATGTTTATCAGGATAGAAAACCTATAAGTGACGGGTCGATTATTAATGCAATTAGTGTTTTGGCAGAAAACTTTAATATTAATACACTTTATATCGAAGATCGAGATAGTACTGATGGTCATGGATTTTTAACAAAAATTATAATATCTATTAGACAGAACATTAATCATTGTTTTAAAATATCAGCAGTTAAACCTTTAAGTAATAAGTTTGTGAGAATATGTACTCTAATACCCTTATTTAACGCTCGAAGGATAGAGTTTTTAAAAATTACGGATAAAAATGTTATAAATGATATTTATAGCTATAGTGGTGCTTTTAAAGGCAGAGACGATGCTCTTGATGCTTTGAGTGCTTGTTATTTACTCTTAAGCCTTGAATACAGAGATAGACTTAAACATTTTACCAAGAGCAGATATATCTAA